In the genome of Bradyrhizobium arachidis, one region contains:
- a CDS encoding amidohydrolase family protein, with translation MATEISATSLFRGPGQAISDNVVLRHDGGLITGISEGAEPASGPRSFVIPAFVNAHDHARATASSFGAVGMPLESWILRTVLGTPVDPYLTAASALARSAKAGCAAMMVHYTRPSGTMPLLDEASAVARAASDVGIRMAFAIAVRDQNPIVYGDAGPVLSSLPGDDRKTIEDLFVRAPMSPKVYIELTDAIAAAIAGPMVDVQLGPAGVQWCSKPLLEAVAQSSALTGRRIHMHLLETVYQRAWADQNFPDMVRWLRDIGFLSERLTLAHCIHARPDELEMIAASGARIVTNFSSNMHLRSGLAPIAAAHGCGCAIAVGVDGLALDEDDDILREMRLVQLVHGGVGFKPTWTPAEMFALAIRNGRRATGAPGSGELVAGNPADYVVIDLDRLDRDQIMPVDPMALLFARGSASLVNEVVVGGQTIVRDGVCTGVDLPAIEHELRAMYCANVGRYTNFQRIWPPLSERLSGWFEQQLTCD, from the coding sequence ATGGCCACGGAGATCTCGGCAACCAGCCTGTTCCGTGGCCCCGGCCAGGCTATCAGCGACAATGTCGTGCTGCGGCACGACGGCGGCCTCATCACCGGCATCTCGGAAGGAGCGGAGCCTGCCAGCGGCCCTCGCTCCTTCGTCATTCCGGCCTTCGTCAACGCCCATGACCATGCCCGGGCGACCGCATCGTCCTTCGGCGCGGTCGGCATGCCCCTGGAAAGCTGGATCCTGCGGACTGTGCTCGGCACGCCGGTCGATCCCTATCTGACCGCGGCGTCTGCGCTGGCGCGCTCGGCCAAGGCCGGCTGCGCCGCTATGATGGTGCATTATACGCGCCCGAGCGGGACAATGCCTTTGCTCGATGAAGCCAGCGCCGTTGCGAGAGCGGCATCGGACGTCGGCATCCGCATGGCCTTTGCGATCGCAGTGCGCGACCAAAATCCGATCGTGTACGGTGATGCCGGGCCGGTGCTCTCGTCTCTTCCCGGCGACGATCGCAAGACCATCGAAGACCTCTTCGTCCGCGCGCCGATGTCGCCGAAGGTCTATATCGAGCTGACCGACGCAATTGCCGCCGCCATCGCCGGCCCGATGGTGGACGTGCAGCTCGGTCCCGCCGGCGTGCAATGGTGCTCGAAGCCGCTGCTGGAGGCGGTGGCGCAGAGTTCGGCACTGACCGGCCGCCGCATCCATATGCATCTGCTGGAGACCGTCTATCAGCGCGCCTGGGCCGATCAGAATTTTCCCGATATGGTGCGCTGGCTGCGTGACATCGGCTTCCTCTCCGAGCGGTTGACGCTGGCGCATTGCATCCACGCGCGGCCGGACGAACTAGAGATGATCGCGGCGTCAGGCGCACGCATCGTCACCAATTTCAGCTCGAACATGCATCTGCGCTCGGGGCTCGCTCCGATCGCCGCCGCGCACGGATGCGGCTGCGCCATCGCCGTTGGCGTCGACGGGCTGGCGCTGGACGAGGACGACGACATCCTGCGCGAGATGCGGCTGGTGCAGCTGGTCCATGGCGGCGTCGGCTTCAAGCCGACCTGGACGCCGGCCGAGATGTTTGCGCTCGCCATCCGCAATGGTCGCCGCGCCACCGGCGCACCCGGGAGCGGAGAGCTCGTCGCCGGTAACCCCGCCGACTACGTCGTGATCGATCTCGACCGGCTCGATCGCGACCAGATCATGCCCGTCGATCCCATGGCGCTGCTGTTTGCACGCGGCAGTGCATCGCTGGTCAACGAGGTCGTCGTCGGCGGCCAGACGATCGTGAGGGACGGCGTCTGCACGGGTGTAGACTTGCCCGCGATCGAGCACGAGTTGCGGGCGATGTACTGCGCCAATGTCGGCCGCTACACGAATTTCCAGCGGATATGGCCGCCGCTTTCGGAGCGACTATCCGGCTGGTTCGAGCAGCAGCTCACCTGCGACTAG